Proteins encoded within one genomic window of Cucumis sativus cultivar 9930 chromosome 3, Cucumber_9930_V3, whole genome shotgun sequence:
- the LOC101203557 gene encoding uncharacterized protein At4g06744, with the protein MQFILTTLLLLSHFLYVCSTRCPPPPLPPPPPPPPECPPPESPPPLPPPPETCECQQDLRFLDQRLAVVYPIIQTFKALITSDPLGVTQTWVGSDICKYQGFYCDHPPDNKSAVTIAAIDFNGFQLTASTLDGFIDGLPDLAIFHANSNNFFGTITPKIASLPYLYELDLSNNQLSGTFPVAILSVTDLSFFDIRFNFFTGFVPQQLFVKSFDFLFLNNNNFGMKLPINFGSTTTPYITLANNKFTGPIPRSIGKASANLTEILLLNNQLTGCIPYEVGFLKKAIVFDAGENLLTGPLPCSLSCLEKIEQLNFAGNFLYGQVPEVVCDLGNLLNLSLSDNYFTKIGPSCRKLVRNGVLDLRKNCIRGLPDQRSPLDCFFSYLFQYPCPFPATYGFVPCQKSKSIHSFGTGQQKRSYVPIANGGNSTQKP; encoded by the coding sequence ATGCAATTCATTCTCACCactctcctcctcctctcccACTTCCTCTATGTATGCTCAACCAGATGTCCCCCACCACCACTACCGCCGCCTCCTCCCCCACCACCGGAATGCCCTCCACCTGAATCCCCACCACCGTTACCGCCACCACCAGAAACTTGTGAATGCCAACAGGACCTCAGATTCTTAGACCAAAGACTGGCAGTGGTGTACCCCATTATTCAGACcttcaaagccctcatcacTTCTGATCCATTAGGCGTCACACAAACTTGGGTTGGCTCTGATATCTGTAAGTACCAAGGCTTCTACTGTGACCACCCCCCAGACAACAAATCTGCTGTCACCATTGCAGCTATCGATTTCAACGGCTTCCAACTCACCGCCTCGACACTTGATGGCTTCATCGACGGTCTCCCTGACCTTGCTATCTTCCATGCCAACTCCAACAACTTCTTTGGTACAATCACCCCCAAAATTGCATCGCTCCCATATCTTTACGAGCTCGATTTAAGCAACAACCAACTGTCGGGTACTTTCCCAGTTGCCATATTGAGTGTCACTGATCTGTCGTTCTTCGATATCAGATTCAATTTCTTCACTGGGTTTGTTCCTCAGCAACTTTTTGTAAAGAGTTTCGACTTCTTATTCCtcaataacaacaattttgGAATGAAATTACCCATTAACTTCGGCTCTACAACCACGCCTTATATCACTTTAGCTAACAACAAATTCACCGGTCCGATTCCGAGAAGCATTGGAAAGGCTTCTGCCAATTTGACTGAAATCTTGTTACTCAACAACCAGCTAACTGGGTGCATTCCATACGAAGTGGGATTCTTGAAAAAAGCCATCGTTTTCGATGCCGGCGAAAACTTGCTGACTGGCCCATTGCCTTGCTCACTCAGCTGCCTGGAGAAGATTGAGCAGCTAAACTTCGCCGGGAACTTCCTTTACGGCCAGGTGCCAGAGGTGGTTTGTGACCTGGGAAATTTGCTGAATCTCTCACTTTCAGATAATTACTTCACCAAAATCGGCCCATCGTGTAGAAAACTGGTGAGAAATGGTGTCcttgatttgagaaaaaattgcataaggGGACTACCTGATCAGAGATCCCCATTGGATTGCTTTTTTTCGTATTTGTTTCAATATCCTTGTCCATTTCCGGCAACTTATGGCTTTGTTCCTTGTCAGAAGTCTAAAAGTATCCATTCTTTTGGTACTGGTCAACAGAAAAGAAGCTATGTTCCCATTGCCAATGGTGGTAATTCCACACAAAAACCATAA
- the LOC101220507 gene encoding UDP-glucose flavonoid 3-O-glucosyltransferase 7, whose product MDPKNTQLRIFFFPFMAQGHTIPAIDMAKLFASRGADVAIITTPLNAPLIAKSINKFDRPGRKIELLIIDFPSVAVGLPDGCESLDLARSPEMFQSFFRATTLLEPQIDQILDHHRPHCLVADTFFPWTTDLAAKYGIPRVVFHGTCFFALCAAASLIANRPYKKVSSDLEPFVIPGLPDEIKLTRSQVPGFLKEEVETDFIKLYWASKEVESRCYGFLINSFYELEPAYADYYRNVLGRRAWHIGPLSLYSNVEEDNVQRGSSSSISEDQCLKWLDSKNPDSVLYVSFGSLASLTNSQLLEIAKGLEGTGQNFIWVVKKAKGDQEEWLPEGFEKRVEGKGLIIRGWAPQVLILDHRSIGGFVTHCGWNSALEGVTAGVPMVTWPNSAEQFYNEKLITDVLQIGVGVGALYWGRAGKDEIKSEAIEKAVNRVMVGEEAEEMRSRAKALGIQARKAIVEGGSSSSDLNAFFKDLRSQI is encoded by the coding sequence ATGGACCCCAAAAACACCCAACTCcgaatcttcttcttccccttcATGGCTCAGGGCCACACGATCCCCGCCATAGACATGGCGAAGTTATTCGCTTCTCGCGGTGCCGATGTCGCCATTATCACAACCCCTCTCAACGCCCCTCTAATCGCTAAATcaatcaacaaatttgatcGTCCAGGCCGGAAAATCGAGCTTCTGATCATCGATTTCCCTTCCGTGGCTGTCGGATTGCCCGACGGTTGTGAGAGTCTCGATTTAGCTAGGTCACCAGAAATGTTCCAGAGTTTTTTTAGGGCAACCACCTTGTTGGAGCCTCAAATCGATCAGATTCTCGATCATCATCGTCCTCACTGCCTCGTTGCCGATACATTCTTTCCATGGACGACTGATTTGGCTGCAAAGTACGGGATTCCTAGGGTTGTGTTTCATGGAACTTGTTTTTTTGCTCTGTGTGCGGCGGCGAGTTTGATCGCGAATCGGCCTTACAAGAAGGTATCATCGGATTTAGAACCTTTTGTAATCCCTGGTTTGCCTGATGAAATCAAGTTGACTCGTAGTCAAGTGCCGGGGTTTTTGAAAGAAGAGGTTGAAACGGATTTCATTAAGCTTTATTGGGCAAGTAAAGAAGTTGAATCCAGATGTTATGGGTTTCTTATCAATAGTTTCTATGAGCTTGAACCAGCTTATGCTGATTATTACAGGAATGTTCTAGGGAGAAGGGCTTGGCATATTGGTCCCCTTTCGCTTTACAGTAATGTTGAGGAAGATAATGTACAGAGGGGGTCTTCTTCCTCCATTAGTGAGGATCAATGCTTAAAATGGTTGGATTCTAAGAACCCTGATTCGGTTCTCTATGTAAGTTTTGGTTCTCTTGCGAGTTTAACCAATTCTCAGCTGCTGGAAATTGCCAAGGGCCTTGAAGGTACAGGGCAAAACTTCATTTGGGTTGTGAAGAAAGCAAAAGGCGATCAAGAAGAGTGGTTGCCTGAAGGATTTGAGAAGAGAGTAGAAGGGAAAGGACTGATCATCAGAGGCTGGGCACCGCAAGTTCTGATTCTTGATCACCGATCGATTGGCGGGTTTGTGACTCACTGTGGCTGGAACTCTGCTTTGGAGGGAGTCACTGCAGGTGTGCCGATGGTTACATGGCCAAATTCTGCTGAACAATTCTACAATGAGAAACTGATAACTGATGTCCTGCAAATTGGGGTCGGTGTTGGTGCTTTGTATTGGGGAAGAGCTGGGAAAGATGAGATAAAGAGTGAGGCTATAGAGAAGGCAGTGAATCGAGTTATGGTGGGTGAAGAAGCTGAAGAAATGAGAAGCAGAGCAAAAGCACTTGGAATTCAGGCAAGGAAAGCCATCGTAGAAGGCGGATCATCTTCCTCTGATTTGAATGCTTTCTTTAAAGACCTGAGGTCTCAGATTTGA
- the LOC101220279 gene encoding CBS domain-containing protein CBSX1, chloroplastic — translation MSSISLSNSHPLARPYPHHLPHSHRQQWCSRPLLSTNSLSKLHRFGISDRFPARPPLPLVLASSGAGVVDSFPLRGTYTVGDFMTRKENLYVVKPTTTVDEALEVLVEKRITGFPVVDDDWNLVGVVSDYDLLALDSISGGTQSDTNLFPDVDSSWKTFNEIQKLLCKTNGKVVGDLMTSSPLAVRETSNLEDAARLLLETKYRRLPVVDADGKLVGIITRGNVVRAALQIKRAAERST, via the exons ATGAGCTCCATCTCTCTCTCCAATTCACATCCTCTTGCGCGCCCTTATCCTCATCATCTTCCTCACTCTCACCGTCAACAATGGTGCTCCCGCCCTCTGCTTTCGACCAATTCTCTTTCTAAGCTACACCGGTTTGGGATCTCCGACCGATTCCCCGCTCGACCTCCCTTGCCTTTGGTTCTTGCTTCTTCTGGAGCTGGCGTCGTTGATTCCTTTCCG CTCAGAGGAACATATACGGTTGGTGATTTTATGACGAGAAAGGAGAATCTATATGTTGTTAAACCTACAACAACAGTTGATGAAG CATTAGAGGTCTTGGTGGAAAAGAGAATAACTGGCTTTCCTGTTGTCGATGATGATTGGAATCTG GTTGGAGTTGTCTCAGATTATGACTTATTAGCACTTGATTCCATTTCAG GTGGTACTCAGAGTGATACCAATCTGTTTCCTGATGTGGATAGTTCGTGGAAA ACATTCAATGAGATCCAGAAACTGCTCTGTAAAACAAATGGTAAAGTTGTTGGAGACCTAATGACATCTTCTCCACTAGCTGTTCgtgaaacttcaaatttagaagATGCTGCCAG GTTGTTGCTTGAAACAAAATATCGTCGATTGCCGGTAGTCGATGCTGATGGCAAGCTG GTGGGGATCATTACTAGGGGAAATGTTGTTAGAGCTGCTTTGCAAATAAAACGAGCTGCTGAGAGGTCAACATAA
- the LOC101219802 gene encoding polyadenylate-binding protein 8, protein MATQVQAQPQNAISGINPAANGGANFVTTSLYVGDLDLNVTDSQLYDIFNQVGQVVSVRVCRDLTTRRSLGYGYVNYSNPQDAARALDVLNFTPLNGKPIRVMYSHRDPSIRKSGAGNIFIKNLDKAIDHKALHDTFSAFGSILSCKVALDSSGQSKGYGFVQFDNEESALKAIEKLNGMLLNDKQVYVGPFLRKQERDGVVDKSKFNNVFVKNLSETTTEEDLNKAFSEFGTLTSIVVMRDADGKSRCFGFVNFENADDAARAVDTLNGKLVDDKEWYVGKAQKKSEREVELKHRFEQTMKEAADKYQGANLYIKNLDDSIGDDKLKELFAPFGTITSCKVMRDPNGISRGSGFVAFSTPDEASRALVEMNGKMVVSKPLYVALAQRKEDRRARLQAQFSQIRSVPMPASVAPRMPIYPPGGPGIGQQLFYGQAPPAMIPSQGGFGYQQQLVPGIRPGGGPMPNFFVPMVQQGQQGQRPGGRRAGAVQQTQQPVPMMQQQMLPRGGRVYRYPPGRGLPDVAMPGVAGGMFSVPYDMGGMPLRDAAHSQPIPIGALASALANATPDQQRTMLGENLYPLVEQLEPDNAAKVTGMLLEMDQTEVLHLLESPEALKAKVAEAMEVLRNVAAAQQQQQAGNAADQLASLSLTENLVS, encoded by the exons ATGGCGACTCAGGTGCAAGCTCAGCCTCAGAATGCTATTTCCGGCATCAATCCAGCGGCGAATGGCGGTGCCAATTTTGTCACTACTTCTTTGTACGTCGGAGATCTGGACCTGAATGTCACGGATTCGCAGCTTTATGACATTTTCAATCAGGTGGGCCAGGTAGTTTCGGTTCGGGTTTGCCGAGACTTGACGACCCGGCGATCTCTCGGTTATGGCTATGTCAACTACAGCAACCCACAAGATG CTGCAAGAGCATTGGATGTGCTGAACTTTACCCCTTTGAATGGAAAGCCTATTAGAGTGATGTATTCTCACCGTGACCCAAGCATTCGCAAGAGTGGGGCTGGAAATATATTCATCAAG AATTTAGACAAGGCAATTGACCACAAAGCTCTACATGATACATTTTCTGCATTTGGTAGTATCCTGTCTTGCAAAGTGGCTTTAGATTCCTCTGGCCAGTCAAAAGGCTATGGTTTTGTGCAATTTGACAATGAGGAGTCTGCTCTGAAAGCTATTGAGAAGCTGAACGGTATGCTGTTGAATGATAAGCAAGTTTATGTAGGACCTTTTCTTCGTAAACAAGAAAGAGATGGTGTTGTTGACAAATCCAAATTTAACaatgtatttgtaaaaaatCTTTCTGAGACTACTACTGAAGAGGATTTGAACAAAGCTTTTTCTGAATTTGGGACACTCACGAGTATTGTTGTGATGAGGGATGCTGATGGCAAATCAAGATGCTTTggatttgttaattttgaaaatgccGATGATGCTGCTAGGGCAGTTGACACCCTTAACGGAAAGTTAGTTGATGATAAGGAGTGGTATGTTGGAAAAGCACAGAAAAAATCTGAAAGAGAAGTTGAATTAAAGCACCGGTTTGAACAAACTATGAAAGAAGCAGCTGACAAGTACCAAGGGGCAAATTTGtacattaaaaatttagatgaTAGCATTGGTGATGATAAGCTTAAGGAGCTGTTTGCTCCATTTGGCACAATCACCTCATGCAAG GTCATGCGCGACCCCAATGGCATAAGCAGAGGTTCTGGATTTGTTGCATTCTCAACCCCTGATGAGGCATCTAGAGCT CTTGTGGAGATGAATGGCAAAATGGTTGTTAGTAAACCATTATATGTAGCACTTGCACAGCGGAAGGAAGATAGGAGAGCCAGATTGCAG GCTCAGTTCTCTCAAATACGGTCTGTTCCCATGCCTGCTTCAGTTGCCCCACGGATGCCAATATATCCCCCTGGTGGACCAGGTATCGGACAGCAGTTGTTTTATGGTCAAGCTCCTCCTGCAATGATTCCTTCCCAA GGTGGGTTTGGTTATCAGCAGCAGCTTGTTCCTGGTATAAGGCCTGGTGGAGGACCAATGCCAAATTTCTTTGTCCCAATGGTTCAGCAGGGTCAGCAAGGCCAGCGCCCTGGGGGCAGACGTGCAGGAGCTGTCCAGCAAACTCAGCAGCCTGTTCCAATGATGCAACAACAG ATGTTGCCTAGAGGAGGACGTGTCTATCGCTATCCCCCTGGAAGAGGATTGCCTGATGTTGCTATGCCTGGTGTTGCTGGAGGCATGTTTTCTGTTCCATATGATATGGGAGGTATGCCATTGCGTGATGCGGCACACTCTCAACCTATCCCTATTGGTGCACTGGCTTCTGCTCTGGCAAATGCTACTCCAGACCAACAGAGAACA ATGCTGGGGGAGAATCTTTACCCGCTTGTGGAACAGTTAGAGCCTGACAACGCGGCCAAGGTAACTGGAATGCTTCTGGAGATGGACCAGACTGAGGTTTTGCATTTACTAGAGTCCCCGGAAGCCTTGAAGGCGAAAGTAGCTGAAGCTATGGAGGTTTTGAGGAATGTTGCGGCAGCtcagcagcagcagcaagCTGGCAATGCAGCAGATCAGCTAGCTTCTCTGTCGCTGACGGAGAACCTCGTGTCGTGA